A stretch of Ipomoea triloba cultivar NCNSP0323 chromosome 13, ASM357664v1 DNA encodes these proteins:
- the LOC116002823 gene encoding GTP-binding nuclear protein Ran/TC4, with translation MALPNQQTVDYPSFKLVIVGDGGTGKTTFVKRHLTGEFEKKYEPTIGVEVHPLDFHTNCGKIRFYCWDTAGQEKFGGLRDGYYIHGQCAVIMFDVTARLTYKNVPTWHRDLCRVCENIPIVLCGNKVDVKNRQVKAKQVTFHRKKNLQYYEISAKSNYNFEKPFLYLARKLAGDVNLHFVESPALAPPEVQIDIAAQQKHELELQEAANQPLPDDDDDAFD, from the exons ATG GCTCTCCCTAATCAGCAGACTGTGGATTACCCTAGCTTCAAGCTCGTTATAGTCGGTGATGGAGGAACTG GAAAAACTACTTTTGTGAAGAGGCATCTCACTGGTGAATTCGAGAAGAAATATGAAC CTACAATTGGTGTTGAGGTTCATCCGTTGGACTTCCATACAAACTGTGGAAAGATCCGTTTTTACTGCTGGGATACAGCTGGACAAGAGAAGTTTGGAGGACTCCGTGATGGTTATTA CATTCATGGGCAATGTGCAGTTATTATGTTTGATGTTACTGCTCGGTTGACTTATAAGAATGTTCCTACATGGCACCGGGATCTCTGCAG AGTTTGTGAGAATATTCCTATTGTGCTATGTGGAAACAAAGTTGATGTCAAGAACAGGCAGGTGAAGGCAAAGCAAGTTACATTCCACAGGAAGAAGAATTTGCAGTACTATGAGATCTCTGCTAAGAGCAACTATAATTTTGAAAAGCCTTTCTTGTACCTTGCCAGAAAGCTTGCTGG GGATGTCAACCTTCATTTTGTGGAATCCCCTGCTCTGGCTCCTCCagaagtacaaattgacattgCTGCACAGCAAAA GCACGAGCTTGAGCTACAAGAAGCCGCCAATCAGCCACTTCCagatgacgatgatgatgccTTTGATTAG